One window of the Bartonella bacilliformis KC583 genome contains the following:
- a CDS encoding SufE family protein, giving the protein MADTIKNIIENFSLLDNWEDRYRYVIELGHELPPFPESSRNDTNKVPGCVSQVWLLSSRDNLENPILTFQGDSDSHIVRGLIYIILAFYSGKTASEIRTANAEELIETLGLNENLTPQRSNGLKSMIQRIRTQSY; this is encoded by the coding sequence ATGGCAGACACGATCAAAAATATTATAGAAAATTTTTCTCTCCTCGATAACTGGGAAGATCGTTATCGTTATGTGATTGAACTGGGCCATGAATTACCACCTTTTCCAGAAAGCTCTCGAAACGATACCAACAAAGTGCCTGGTTGCGTCAGCCAAGTGTGGCTTTTATCTTCACGTGATAACTTAGAAAATCCAATATTGACATTTCAAGGTGATTCTGATTCTCACATTGTGCGTGGCCTTATTTATATTATTCTCGCCTTTTACTCAGGTAAAACAGCTTCTGAAATCCGTACCGCTAATGCTGAAGAACTTATTGAAACACTTGGTTTAAATGAAAATTTAACACCACAACGATCAAATGGCCTAAAATCTATGATTCAACGCATTCGTACCCAGAGCTATTAA
- a CDS encoding DUF5330 domain-containing protein, which translates to MIRFFIKSVFFLLFVFVIISFFVKKPNNDNSSSQIATNITTSDAATALKEAINDLRKFCERNIQTCETGKSFLGSIGERARNGAKTAYEYLDRTFGDNDTIQSKNIDPKENSLSTIKEMN; encoded by the coding sequence ATGATACGTTTTTTCATCAAATCAGTATTTTTTTTATTGTTTGTTTTTGTCATCATTTCATTTTTTGTAAAAAAACCAAATAATGACAATTCTTCAAGCCAAATAGCTACGAATATAACAACGAGTGATGCAGCTACTGCTCTTAAAGAAGCTATAAACGATTTAAGAAAATTCTGTGAGCGTAATATACAAACCTGCGAAACTGGAAAATCCTTTTTAGGTTCAATCGGTGAACGTGCACGTAATGGTGCAAAAACAGCCTATGAATACCTTGATCGCACATTTGGTGATAATGATACGATACAATCCAAAAATATTGATCCCAAAGAGAACTCTCTTTCTACTATAAAAGAGATGAACTAG
- a CDS encoding S9 family peptidase: protein MTFSSILPPKASKIIHKEMHHGIFRNDPYHWLRASNWPDILKNPHCLDKHIRHHLEQENAYQAAQMADTKQLQNLLFTEMKSRIKENDSSVPVKYGPFAYGFSYVTEGQQPHYFRTPRNGGEKNVYLNGDTLAEGKDYFHLGSVQISPDHTHAAWAYDDKGSELYIIKIRNFKTLSDYDDTIFDTSGQIVWDAKSEGFFYTKMDENHRPSKLYYHQLHTDQSQDKLIFCENDPGFFLHVNGSKLNDVIYINIHDHETSETWLIPAKEPLSPPQCVKKRQKGIEYSLTEGGDVFYILTNQDNAKDFKIMVAPYTSPQSENWSELIPHRLGHLILSHDAYQDFFIWLELFEGLPRIQLMEQSTKEIHSISFTEEAYSLALQGAAEYNSSVIRFSYSSMTTPNQIFDYDIKNRTRLLLKTQEIPSGHNRDDYITRRITATAEDGETIPISLFYHKKTKLNGTAPCLLYGYGAYGISIPANFNSNILSLVDRGFIYAIAHIRGGKDKGVEWYEKGKHLFKHNTFTDFIACGRHLVNNQFTTHDRLVAQGGSAGGMLMGAVANIAPQDFAGIVANVPFVDVLTTMLDASLPLTPPEWPEWGNPLESKEDYDLIASYSPYDNVKPQKYPPILAIAGLTDPRVTYWEPAKWVAKLRDLKTDDNEILLRTNMDSGHAGTTGRFSKLEEIAYIYAYILKIVGKDR from the coding sequence ATGACTTTCTCATCTATACTTCCCCCTAAAGCATCTAAAATTATTCATAAAGAGATGCATCATGGTATTTTCCGCAATGATCCATACCACTGGTTGCGTGCTTCTAATTGGCCAGATATTTTAAAAAATCCTCACTGTCTTGACAAACATATTCGACACCATCTTGAGCAAGAAAACGCCTATCAAGCAGCTCAAATGGCTGATACGAAACAGCTACAAAATTTACTTTTTACAGAGATGAAAAGCCGTATTAAAGAAAATGACAGTTCTGTCCCTGTAAAATACGGTCCTTTCGCCTATGGCTTTTCTTATGTTACGGAAGGTCAACAACCGCATTATTTCCGAACACCAAGAAATGGAGGAGAAAAAAATGTTTACCTTAATGGTGATACTTTAGCTGAAGGTAAAGATTATTTTCATCTTGGTTCAGTGCAAATATCTCCTGATCACACACATGCTGCATGGGCTTACGATGATAAAGGATCTGAACTTTATATAATTAAAATTCGCAATTTTAAAACATTATCTGACTACGACGATACCATTTTTGATACATCCGGACAGATTGTATGGGATGCTAAGTCTGAGGGTTTTTTCTATACTAAAATGGATGAAAACCACCGCCCCTCAAAACTCTATTATCATCAATTACACACTGACCAATCTCAAGATAAACTTATTTTTTGTGAAAATGATCCAGGATTTTTTTTACATGTAAACGGTTCCAAGCTTAACGATGTTATCTATATTAATATTCATGATCATGAAACATCAGAAACCTGGCTTATTCCTGCGAAAGAGCCCCTTTCTCCTCCCCAATGTGTAAAAAAGCGACAAAAAGGTATTGAGTATTCGCTCACTGAAGGCGGAGATGTCTTTTATATTCTTACTAATCAAGATAATGCAAAAGACTTTAAAATTATGGTAGCGCCATATACATCACCGCAATCAGAAAATTGGTCTGAACTTATTCCCCATCGCCTCGGACATCTCATCCTATCTCATGATGCTTATCAAGATTTTTTTATCTGGCTTGAATTATTTGAAGGACTGCCTCGTATACAATTAATGGAACAGTCTACCAAAGAAATTCATTCTATTTCCTTTACAGAAGAAGCTTATTCTTTAGCTTTGCAAGGCGCTGCAGAATATAATAGCTCAGTCATTCGTTTTTCCTATTCCTCCATGACAACACCTAATCAAATTTTTGATTATGATATAAAAAATAGAACCAGACTGCTTTTAAAAACGCAAGAAATTCCCTCTGGGCATAATAGAGATGACTACATCACCCGACGTATTACAGCAACTGCGGAGGATGGTGAAACAATTCCTATTTCTCTTTTTTATCATAAAAAAACCAAACTGAACGGAACTGCACCTTGTTTACTTTACGGTTATGGTGCCTATGGAATTTCTATTCCTGCAAATTTCAACAGCAATATACTTTCATTGGTTGATAGAGGTTTTATTTACGCCATTGCTCACATTCGTGGTGGAAAAGATAAAGGTGTTGAATGGTATGAAAAAGGAAAACATCTCTTTAAGCATAACACATTTACAGATTTTATTGCTTGTGGACGTCATCTTGTCAATAATCAATTCACTACTCATGACCGTCTCGTCGCCCAAGGTGGCTCAGCAGGGGGAATGTTGATGGGAGCCGTTGCTAATATAGCTCCACAGGACTTTGCTGGCATCGTAGCAAATGTCCCTTTTGTTGATGTTCTAACAACTATGCTTGATGCTTCACTCCCCCTAACGCCGCCAGAATGGCCGGAATGGGGGAACCCTCTTGAATCAAAAGAAGATTATGATCTTATTGCTTCTTATTCCCCTTATGATAATGTTAAACCCCAAAAATACCCTCCTATCCTCGCTATTGCAGGATTAACTGATCCACGTGTAACCTATTGGGAACCCGCAAAATGGGTGGCAAAGTTGCGCGACCTTAAAACAGATGATAATGAAATTTTATTGCGTACCAATATGGATTCAGGACACGCAGGCACAACTGGACGCTTCTCAAAACTGGAAGAGATTGCCTATATATACGCATACATCTTAAAGATAGTGGGAAAAGATCGTTAG
- a CDS encoding MucR family transcriptional regulator, translated as MEHHPVLEAESSLIITLVADVVAAYVSNNSIQPAEVPSLIADVHAAFLKAGNTASVEVEKQRPAVNPRRSIFPDYLICLEDGKKFKSLKRHLMTHYQMSPEEYREKWQLESSYPMVAPNYTKARSALAKEMGLGHNRQKKKNK; from the coding sequence ATGGAGCATCACCCAGTCCTAGAGGCTGAAAGCAGTTTAATTATTACATTGGTTGCCGATGTGGTTGCTGCTTATGTGAGTAATAATTCAATTCAGCCGGCAGAAGTGCCAAGTTTGATTGCTGATGTTCATGCTGCTTTTCTTAAAGCAGGAAATACAGCGTCAGTGGAGGTTGAAAAGCAAAGGCCTGCTGTTAATCCAAGACGTTCAATCTTTCCTGATTACCTTATTTGTCTTGAAGATGGAAAGAAGTTTAAGTCTCTGAAGCGCCATCTTATGACACATTATCAAATGTCGCCTGAAGAGTATCGCGAAAAATGGCAATTAGAGAGTTCTTATCCTATGGTTGCGCCTAATTATACAAAAGCGCGTTCAGCTTTGGCTAAGGAGATGGGCCTTGGACACAACCGCCAAAAGAAAAAAAATAAGTAA
- a CDS encoding superoxide dismutase yields the protein MAFTLVDLPYTYDALEPYMSAETLEYHHDKHYLAYLTNTNNFVKDLSLEDKTIENIVIESFGTNPGLFNNAAQYYNHTHFWKWMKKGGSGRKLPEKLNNAIERDLGGYDKFRADFIAAGTAQFGSGWAWIAVKDGKLEIMKTLNGENPLVYGAQPILGVDVWEHSYYIDYRNARPKYLEAFVDNLIDWDYVLALYEKC from the coding sequence ATGGCTTTTACATTAGTTGATTTACCATATACGTATGATGCTCTTGAGCCTTATATGTCAGCTGAGACGCTTGAATACCATCATGATAAGCATTATTTGGCTTATCTTACCAATACTAACAATTTTGTAAAAGATTTGAGCTTAGAAGATAAAACTATTGAAAATATTGTTATAGAAAGCTTTGGAACTAATCCTGGTTTATTTAATAATGCAGCGCAATATTATAACCACACTCATTTTTGGAAGTGGATGAAAAAAGGCGGTAGCGGCCGAAAACTTCCTGAAAAATTAAACAATGCTATTGAACGTGATCTTGGTGGCTATGATAAATTTCGTGCAGATTTTATTGCTGCTGGTACTGCTCAATTTGGTTCTGGTTGGGCGTGGATTGCTGTTAAGGATGGTAAGCTTGAAATTATGAAAACGCTCAACGGTGAAAATCCTTTAGTTTATGGTGCTCAGCCTATTTTAGGTGTTGATGTATGGGAGCATTCTTATTACATTGATTATCGCAATGCACGGCCTAAATATCTTGAAGCCTTTGTGGATAATTTAATTGATTGGGATTACGTTTTAGCGCTTTATGAAAAGTGCTGA